From a single Flavobacteriales bacterium genomic region:
- a CDS encoding ParB/RepB/Spo0J family partition protein, translating into MSKQKKSALGRGLGALLASSETDITSKYENKKFSEAVGSIAMVAIERIEANPFQPRQHFEKQALVELTNSIKEHGIIQPITVRKLGNDKYQLISGERRFKASQIAGLKEVPVYIRIANDQEMLEMALIENIQRQNLDAIEIAIGYQRLIEECKLTQDQLGERVGKDRSTVTNYLRLLRLPPEIQLAIREKKITMGHARAIVSLSDEKDQVSLFNEVVDNDMSVRKTESRAKDIIQGRVIPSEEPVKKGTNPASQLSMPQQKIKEDLATRLNTVVDIKKTPKGSGRIIIDFKSDKDLERIIELLDI; encoded by the coding sequence ATGAGCAAACAAAAAAAATCAGCTCTTGGCAGGGGCCTTGGTGCCCTATTGGCCAGTTCTGAAACTGACATCACCTCGAAATACGAAAACAAAAAATTTTCTGAAGCAGTTGGATCGATCGCCATGGTGGCCATTGAGCGCATTGAAGCAAATCCTTTTCAGCCCCGCCAGCATTTCGAAAAACAAGCATTGGTTGAACTTACCAATTCCATTAAAGAACATGGAATTATTCAACCTATAACCGTTCGTAAACTGGGTAACGATAAGTACCAGTTGATTTCCGGAGAACGTCGTTTTAAAGCTTCCCAAATTGCCGGTTTAAAAGAAGTTCCTGTATACATCCGCATTGCGAATGATCAGGAAATGCTTGAAATGGCACTAATCGAAAATATTCAACGACAGAATTTAGATGCCATAGAAATTGCAATCGGATATCAGCGATTGATTGAAGAGTGTAAATTAACCCAGGACCAATTAGGTGAACGGGTAGGGAAGGACCGTTCTACGGTTACCAATTACCTGCGTTTACTTCGTCTCCCCCCCGAAATTCAATTAGCTATTCGCGAGAAGAAAATAACCATGGGTCACGCCCGTGCTATTGTTTCACTCAGTGATGAAAAAGATCAGGTTTCGCTTTTTAATGAAGTGGTGGATAACGACATGAGCGTTCGTAAAACCGAATCTCGTGCAAAAGATATTATTCAAGGCCGTGTAATTCCTTCGGAAGAACCGGTGAAAAAAGGTACAAATCCCGCATCACAGTTATCGATGCCTCAGCAAAAAATTAAAGAGGATTTGGCTACACGATTGAATACGGTTGTCGACATTAAAAAAACACCAAAAGGAAGCGGCAGAATAATTATCGATTTTAAAAGCGATAAAGATTTAGAACGCATCATTGAACTGCTGGATATCTGA
- the dapB gene encoding 4-hydroxy-tetrahydrodipicolinate reductase, whose product MKIALLGYGKMGKEIESIALGKGHEIVLKINSANGNFNPEELKVADVAIEFSRPDNVLPNIEKCFLANVPVVIGTTGWYEQLTAVREKCIAGKHTMLYASNFSVGVNIFFELNKRLAELMNPHWQYEAGMEEIHHTQKLDSPSGTAITLAEGMLQHLDRKKSWVNHSTESTEELPIISKRIDNVPGTHIIRYSSPIDDIEISHTAHNRKGFAAGAVLAAEWLQGKTGVFTMKEVLNF is encoded by the coding sequence ATGAAGATTGCCTTATTGGGATACGGTAAAATGGGGAAAGAAATTGAATCCATTGCATTAGGGAAAGGACATGAAATTGTCCTAAAAATCAATTCCGCCAATGGTAATTTTAATCCCGAAGAATTAAAAGTTGCCGATGTGGCCATTGAATTTAGTCGCCCGGATAATGTCCTGCCCAATATTGAAAAATGTTTTTTAGCAAATGTCCCGGTTGTAATTGGTACAACAGGTTGGTATGAGCAATTGACTGCAGTTAGAGAAAAATGTATTGCCGGAAAACACACCATGTTATATGCCTCCAATTTTTCGGTTGGAGTAAATATCTTTTTTGAATTAAATAAACGATTGGCAGAATTAATGAATCCGCATTGGCAATATGAAGCCGGTATGGAAGAGATTCATCATACTCAAAAACTGGATTCACCAAGTGGAACTGCTATAACCCTTGCAGAAGGAATGTTGCAGCATTTGGACCGTAAAAAAAGTTGGGTGAATCATTCCACCGAATCGACCGAAGAATTACCGATTATCTCTAAGCGAATCGATAATGTTCCCGGTACACATATCATTCGTTATTCATCGCCCATAGATGATATTGAAATATCGCACACCGCCCATAACCGGAAGGGATTTGCTGCCGGAGCTGTTCTTGCTGCGGAATGGCTGCAGGGAAAAACAGGTGTGTTTACCATGAAAGAAGTATTAAATTTTTAA
- the lepB gene encoding signal peptidase I, translating into MNLIANILLLLLIVVYFASLYKIFEKAGRTNKWEGFIPGYNIFIWIKVMQKPWWWILLMIIPGVNFLMIFVLNVELSRSFNQRSASDALKMIIFPWYFVYKIAHDPQYVFVGPEDFSKKSKPRSREWFDALLFAVIAATIIRTFFLEAFKIPTPSMEKNLLVGDFLFVSKVSYGAKLPETPISFPFTHNTMPVGNGKSYLEIFTLPHLRLPGFGSVQRNDVVVFNFPAGDSVLWDNTNVTYYTAIAQAGFENFQGQGVFDLNKDTLLVQQYDKIKEAYINPLRQQLISRNKIGTRPVDKRDNYIKRCVAIPGDVIEVKDRQLYVNGEASGNTDGMQFNYVVHSQTAIPQANNGASFKSYLKQNYDISSSDCAVLDFNSGIFLVPLTAENLEKFKGLYGENNVRPVIKKKGHYLDIRSMHSPYGVPGIDEIRYLPIFPSDIRYDWTEDNFGPLKVPTKGETIELNLDNLPLYTRIIDVYEKNDLEVKNGEIFINGQKATSYTFKMNYYWMMGDNRQNSADSRFWGFVPDDHIVGKAVLVWFSTDPETGIRWNRVFKGIH; encoded by the coding sequence ATGAATCTTATTGCAAACATCCTGCTCTTATTATTGATTGTAGTTTATTTTGCCAGTCTTTATAAAATATTCGAAAAGGCCGGCAGAACAAATAAGTGGGAAGGATTTATTCCCGGCTACAATATTTTTATCTGGATTAAAGTAATGCAAAAACCATGGTGGTGGATTTTGTTAATGATAATTCCCGGAGTAAACTTCCTCATGATTTTTGTACTCAATGTGGAATTGTCACGGTCTTTCAATCAACGTTCGGCCTCCGACGCTTTAAAGATGATCATCTTTCCCTGGTATTTCGTTTATAAAATAGCGCATGATCCACAGTATGTTTTTGTGGGACCCGAAGATTTTTCAAAAAAATCAAAGCCCCGTTCACGCGAGTGGTTCGATGCATTATTGTTTGCGGTCATCGCTGCTACCATTATCCGTACCTTTTTCTTAGAAGCATTTAAAATTCCAACTCCATCTATGGAGAAAAATCTATTGGTGGGAGATTTTCTTTTTGTAAGTAAAGTAAGCTACGGAGCAAAACTTCCGGAGACACCAATTTCTTTTCCTTTTACCCACAATACCATGCCTGTTGGAAATGGAAAAAGTTATCTTGAGATTTTTACATTACCACATTTACGTTTACCCGGATTTGGTTCCGTACAGCGAAACGATGTTGTTGTATTCAACTTCCCCGCGGGAGATTCCGTTTTGTGGGATAATACCAATGTGACCTATTACACCGCCATTGCCCAAGCCGGTTTCGAAAACTTTCAGGGACAAGGCGTTTTCGATTTAAATAAGGATACTTTGCTGGTGCAACAGTATGATAAGATAAAAGAGGCATATATTAATCCTTTACGTCAGCAATTAATTTCCAGGAATAAAATCGGAACTCGTCCCGTGGATAAGCGCGATAACTACATCAAGCGTTGTGTTGCCATTCCTGGTGATGTAATTGAAGTAAAAGATCGTCAACTTTATGTGAATGGCGAAGCATCCGGAAATACCGACGGAATGCAATTTAACTATGTAGTACATTCCCAAACTGCCATTCCTCAGGCAAACAATGGAGCTTCATTTAAATCTTATTTAAAACAGAATTACGATATCAGCTCTTCCGATTGTGCAGTTCTTGATTTTAATTCAGGTATATTTTTAGTTCCATTAACCGCAGAGAATCTGGAAAAATTTAAAGGACTTTATGGCGAAAACAATGTGCGACCTGTAATTAAGAAAAAAGGACATTACCTGGATATTCGTTCCATGCATTCTCCTTATGGAGTTCCGGGAATCGACGAAATCCGATACCTCCCCATTTTCCCAAGTGATATAAGATATGATTGGACAGAAGACAATTTTGGTCCGCTGAAAGTCCCGACAAAAGGAGAAACCATCGAATTAAATCTCGATAATCTTCCTTTGTATACCCGCATCATTGATGTGTATGAGAAAAATGATTTGGAAGTGAAAAACGGAGAGATTTTCATTAATGGACAAAAAGCTACTTCCTATACCTTTAAAATGAATTATTACTGGATGATGGGAGATAACCGCCAGAACTCGGCCGACTCACGTTTTTGGGGATTTGTACCCGATGATCATATTGTTGGGAAAGCCGTTTTGGTATGGTTCTCTACCGATCCTGAAACAGGAATTCGTTGGAATAGGGTATTTAAAGGAATACACTAA
- a CDS encoding peptidoglycan synthetase: MKVHFIAIGGSAMHNLAIALAKSGDQVSGSDDEIVEPSKSRLQRYGLLPAEEGWFPEKISADLDAVILGMHARMDNPELKRANELGLKVYSYPEYIYERTKNKTRIVIGGSHGKTTITSMVLHALNKNGIPHDYMVGAQLEGYECMVGFSDDSKLAVIEGDEYLSSPEDRRPKFHLYQPHIALISGIAWDHINVFPTFEIYVDQFRKFIDLIEEGGTLVYFEGDQELTSIVPQHGNNINKISYQAFPNVTRDGITYLLHDSKEIPLLIFGDHNMQNLNGARWVCESAGMKLDSFLDAMKSFKGAARRLELVKKNDTCSIYKDFAHSPSKLKATTAAVKNQFPQRKLIACMELHTFSSLTEEFLKEYKDSMKLADIAFVYFNPHTIAHKKLKSIEPETVQQSFGTSNVRVFTDSNTLVNELQEMKWEDSNLLLMTSGNFDGVDFNRLADQLIS; this comes from the coding sequence ATGAAGGTTCATTTTATTGCAATTGGTGGTAGTGCGATGCACAATCTGGCTATAGCATTGGCTAAAAGCGGAGATCAGGTAAGTGGGTCCGACGATGAAATTGTAGAGCCTTCCAAATCAAGATTACAACGTTATGGTTTATTACCGGCCGAAGAAGGATGGTTTCCGGAGAAAATAAGTGCGGACCTGGATGCCGTTATTCTTGGAATGCATGCCCGTATGGATAATCCGGAATTAAAAAGAGCCAATGAATTAGGATTAAAAGTCTATTCGTATCCCGAATATATTTATGAGCGAACAAAAAATAAAACGCGTATTGTAATTGGCGGTTCACATGGAAAAACTACCATCACTTCGATGGTGCTTCACGCGTTGAATAAAAATGGAATTCCGCACGATTATATGGTTGGAGCCCAATTGGAGGGTTATGAGTGTATGGTGGGTTTTTCTGATGACAGTAAATTGGCCGTTATTGAAGGAGATGAATATTTATCCTCGCCGGAGGATCGTCGACCTAAATTTCATTTATACCAACCCCACATTGCATTGATTTCGGGGATAGCCTGGGATCACATCAATGTTTTTCCAACGTTTGAAATTTATGTTGATCAATTCAGAAAATTTATCGATCTCATTGAAGAGGGTGGAACCCTGGTTTATTTTGAGGGCGATCAGGAATTAACATCGATCGTTCCGCAGCATGGAAACAACATCAATAAAATTTCATATCAGGCATTTCCTAATGTCACACGTGATGGAATTACCTATTTACTCCATGATTCAAAAGAAATTCCACTATTAATTTTTGGCGATCACAACATGCAAAATTTAAATGGTGCACGATGGGTGTGTGAGTCGGCCGGAATGAAACTGGATTCTTTTCTGGATGCCATGAAAAGTTTTAAGGGAGCAGCCCGGCGCTTAGAGCTCGTAAAGAAAAATGATACCTGTTCGATTTATAAAGATTTTGCGCATTCGCCCAGCAAATTAAAGGCGACAACCGCAGCAGTAAAAAATCAGTTCCCACAGCGAAAATTAATTGCTTGTATGGAGCTTCACACCTTTTCCAGTTTAACGGAAGAATTTTTGAAAGAGTACAAAGATTCCATGAAGCTTGCTGATATCGCTTTTGTATACTTTAATCCGCATACCATTGCACATAAGAAATTAAAATCTATAGAACCTGAAACCGTTCAGCAATCGTTCGGTACATCGAATGTGCGGGTATTTACAGATTCGAATACACTGGTAAATGAATTGCAGGAAATGAAGTGGGAGGACAGTAATTTATTACTGATGACATCCGGTAATTTCGACGGGGTTGATTTTAATCGTTTGGCGGATCAGCTTATTTCCTGA
- a CDS encoding DUF4199 domain-containing protein: protein MFVILKLILFQTGKHGDLYVLVVFGNILCLLMTMIFGIYSWKKVHPEKRGYTDDVKITMQSAAYYLILVSAFSYLYYSTIDKNFVQQRVEERVEIARKADFEELKKQNPEKLQDKTREDFIDDEKEQAELWFSPFFLSTMVLVGGMIMAFFYSLVIAWGWRKFFENQLIRK, encoded by the coding sequence GTGTTTGTTATTCTGAAATTAATTTTATTTCAGACCGGCAAACACGGAGATTTATATGTCCTTGTAGTTTTCGGAAATATTTTATGCTTACTCATGACCATGATCTTTGGAATCTATTCATGGAAAAAAGTACATCCTGAAAAACGCGGATACACCGATGATGTGAAAATCACCATGCAATCGGCAGCTTATTATTTAATCCTTGTATCGGCTTTTTCTTATTTGTATTATTCTACCATCGATAAAAATTTCGTTCAACAACGCGTGGAAGAACGTGTTGAAATTGCACGAAAAGCCGATTTTGAAGAATTAAAAAAACAGAATCCGGAAAAACTTCAGGATAAAACCCGCGAAGATTTTATCGATGACGAAAAAGAACAAGCGGAATTGTGGTTTTCTCCATTTTTCCTAAGCACTATGGTCCTTGTTGGAGGAATGATCATGGCCTTTTTTTACAGCCTGGTCATCGCCTGGGGATGGCGAAAATTTTTCGAAAATCAGTTGATCAGGAAATAA
- the rho gene encoding transcription termination factor Rho, whose protein sequence is MSEDKPKRKRILKAEKAEYTAQPENESKAGSEDNSPKKRGRKPKENNDAPKIVDEVAVNLNSDLFSDATVNEEEEEEYIVPAIISTDEDDDDEDEDGEDDDNDSNEEEREVSVKSEGPAVENEKAAQSENNPVEGQRQQPQHQQQRHHQNNPNQRSHQNNPNQRSHQNNPNQNNNQNNNPQQHQHQQRREQEPQFNWDNIVTTEGVLELMPDGYGFLRSSDYNYLASPDDVYVSTAQIKLFGLKTGDTVKGTVRPPREGEKYFPLVKVESINGRNPSYIRDRVPFEYLTPLFPTEKLQLTGHSKDNMSTRVMDLFAPIGKGQRGMIVAQPKTGKTMLLKDVANAIAENHPEVYLIVLLIDERPEEVTDMARSVKAEVVASTFDEPADRHVKVSNIVLEKAKRMVECGHDVCILLDSITRLARAYNTVQPASGKVLSGGVDANALHKPKRFFGSARKIENGGSLTILATALTETGSKMDEVIFEEFKGTGNMELQLDRKLSNRRVYPAIDILASGTRREDLLTDKETLQRVWILRKHLADMNSIETMEFIKDRMKDTRNNDEFLLSMNG, encoded by the coding sequence ATGAGTGAAGATAAACCCAAAAGAAAGCGCATTTTAAAAGCGGAAAAAGCAGAGTATACAGCACAACCTGAAAACGAATCTAAAGCAGGTTCAGAAGATAATTCTCCCAAAAAACGTGGTAGAAAACCGAAGGAGAATAATGATGCTCCTAAAATTGTGGATGAAGTTGCAGTGAATTTAAATTCCGATTTATTTTCTGATGCTACGGTTAACGAAGAGGAAGAAGAAGAATATATTGTACCTGCCATTATTTCTACCGATGAAGATGACGACGATGAGGATGAAGATGGAGAGGATGATGACAATGATTCGAATGAGGAAGAACGTGAAGTATCAGTTAAATCTGAAGGTCCTGCAGTTGAAAATGAAAAGGCGGCTCAATCAGAAAACAATCCGGTTGAAGGTCAACGTCAGCAACCACAACATCAACAGCAACGTCATCATCAAAACAATCCCAATCAGCGTTCGCATCAAAACAATCCGAATCAGCGTTCGCATCAAAATAATCCGAATCAAAACAATAATCAGAATAACAACCCTCAACAACATCAGCATCAGCAACGCAGGGAACAAGAGCCGCAATTTAACTGGGATAACATCGTTACCACCGAAGGCGTACTCGAATTAATGCCGGATGGATATGGCTTTTTGCGATCTTCCGATTATAATTACCTCGCCTCGCCTGATGATGTGTATGTATCCACTGCGCAAATCAAGTTATTCGGACTAAAAACCGGTGATACCGTAAAAGGAACGGTTCGTCCACCCCGCGAAGGTGAAAAATATTTCCCGCTGGTGAAGGTTGAAAGCATCAATGGAAGGAATCCTTCCTATATCCGCGACCGTGTTCCATTTGAATATTTAACCCCTTTATTCCCTACTGAAAAACTTCAGTTAACCGGACATTCAAAGGATAATATGTCGACCCGCGTAATGGATCTTTTTGCACCGATTGGTAAGGGTCAGCGTGGAATGATTGTAGCACAGCCCAAAACGGGTAAAACCATGTTGTTGAAAGATGTGGCTAATGCTATTGCAGAAAATCATCCTGAAGTATATCTGATCGTATTGCTGATTGATGAGCGTCCGGAAGAGGTTACCGATATGGCACGTAGTGTAAAAGCAGAAGTAGTTGCTTCTACGTTCGATGAACCTGCGGATCGTCACGTAAAAGTTTCCAATATCGTTCTTGAAAAAGCAAAACGAATGGTGGAATGCGGACATGATGTTTGTATTCTGCTCGACTCCATCACCCGCCTGGCGCGTGCATACAATACCGTTCAACCTGCTTCGGGTAAAGTATTATCCGGTGGTGTAGATGCAAATGCATTACACAAACCAAAACGATTCTTTGGTAGTGCCCGTAAAATTGAAAACGGAGGATCCTTAACCATTTTAGCTACTGCTCTTACGGAAACCGGTTCTAAAATGGATGAAGTTATTTTCGAAGAGTTCAAAGGAACCGGAAATATGGAACTACAATTAGATCGTAAATTATCTAATCGCCGCGTATATCCTGCTATCGATATTCTTGCATCGGGTACACGGAGAGAAGATTTACTTACCGATAAAGAAACACTTCAGCGTGTTTGGATTCTTCGCAAGCATTTAGCCGATATGAACTCTATAGAAACTATGGAATTTATTAAGGACCGCATGAAGGATACCCGCAACAATGATGAGTTCTTATTATCGATGAACGGATAA
- a CDS encoding choice-of-anchor B family protein has translation MFELVYCCVILSAMRYFLLFLLQFVCFFADAQLNMTLLSHVDYNPTHNSGCSNLWGYTDELGNEYAIVGLNKGTSIVDVTDPVNPVEKFFLADSNSIWREVKVWGDYAYITTEEHAGLLIIDLSPLPASTVLPNYRFFGDISNPFSSAHSLFIDENGILYIHGANRGNGGVIFFDLSVDPINPPEVGSYDAHYVHDSYARGDTLYTANIVDGFFTVLDISDKSNPIVLATQNTPNNFTHNTWLSDDGKYLFTTDEVSNASIASYDITDMGDIKLLDQVKSNPGSGSIPHNVYYYQGWLITSYYRDGVVIHDAHDPYNLIEVGNIDVSPLSGNGFNSIWGVYPYFNSGTIIASDIENGLYVFGRTLVRGAMLHGTVTNFSDGSPIFNATISILNQSVNTSSDLAGNYRTGLGQSGVFDIAFSKPGFFPDTLFNVSITNGDTTFANMALVPFTPISVSGQITEVGSGIPIAGAQVVFKNNDFTFSAISDASGNYSIPSMYQGQYNQVCGHWGHWNNCDLVDFQSSVNTRNILLEKGYYDDFALDFGWTVFSGADGGNWVREIPIPAGLPDGTPSNPHYDVLSDCDLICFQTGNQAGTAATADVDGGPAILTSPVFDATQYTDPWIGYERWFFNYVGQGPPNDTLKIMITDGIDTVIAESITVDNTPTSQWVSSGFQISALMVPSSSMQIIFYTEDDWILGANYLEAAVDRFYISEGNQLGLSEQAQENMSWKSYPNPSNGFIHFWFDDVKSSSHQVKIFDLSGKCLKNLNIPFSGYGIQLDLSPGIYFLTSENYPTIKLIISE, from the coding sequence ATGTTTGAATTGGTATATTGTTGCGTTATTCTTAGTGCTATGCGTTATTTCCTGCTTTTTCTTTTACAATTCGTCTGTTTTTTTGCTGATGCTCAGTTGAATATGACGCTTTTGAGTCATGTAGACTACAATCCCACCCACAATTCAGGATGCAGCAATCTTTGGGGATATACCGATGAGCTGGGAAATGAATATGCGATTGTGGGACTAAATAAAGGGACTTCTATAGTTGATGTGACCGACCCTGTAAACCCGGTTGAAAAGTTTTTTCTGGCCGACTCCAATTCCATCTGGCGTGAAGTGAAAGTTTGGGGAGATTATGCTTATATCACCACCGAGGAACATGCCGGATTATTAATCATCGATTTGTCACCCTTACCTGCATCTACCGTTTTACCCAACTACCGGTTCTTTGGAGATATTTCAAATCCTTTTTCATCGGCACATTCGCTGTTTATCGACGAAAACGGAATATTATACATTCACGGTGCAAATCGTGGAAATGGAGGTGTAATCTTTTTTGACCTTAGTGTAGATCCGATTAATCCACCGGAAGTTGGTTCTTACGATGCGCATTATGTTCACGATAGTTATGCAAGAGGAGATACCTTGTATACGGCAAATATTGTGGATGGATTTTTTACTGTTTTAGACATCAGTGATAAATCAAATCCGATTGTACTCGCTACCCAAAATACACCCAATAATTTTACGCATAATACCTGGTTAAGTGATGATGGAAAATATCTGTTCACTACAGATGAAGTTTCCAATGCATCGATTGCATCTTACGACATCACCGATATGGGTGATATTAAACTACTAGATCAGGTGAAATCAAATCCAGGGTCGGGTTCTATTCCTCATAATGTGTACTATTATCAGGGCTGGTTGATTACTTCGTATTACAGAGATGGAGTGGTGATTCATGACGCACATGATCCCTATAATCTTATCGAAGTCGGAAATATTGATGTTTCTCCATTAAGCGGAAATGGCTTTAATAGTATTTGGGGTGTTTATCCTTATTTTAATTCGGGAACCATCATCGCTTCCGACATCGAAAATGGCTTATATGTTTTTGGAAGAACACTTGTTCGCGGTGCGATGTTGCATGGTACGGTAACCAATTTTAGTGATGGAAGTCCAATTTTTAATGCCACCATTTCAATCCTCAATCAATCAGTAAACACGAGTTCCGATTTGGCCGGTAACTATAGAACGGGTTTAGGTCAATCAGGTGTTTTCGATATCGCGTTTTCAAAACCCGGTTTTTTCCCGGATACCTTGTTTAATGTTTCCATCACCAATGGTGATACCACTTTTGCAAATATGGCTTTAGTTCCTTTTACCCCGATATCGGTGAGCGGACAAATTACCGAAGTCGGAAGCGGAATTCCCATTGCAGGTGCGCAGGTCGTTTTTAAAAACAATGATTTTACCTTCTCGGCAATCAGTGATGCAAGTGGAAATTATTCCATTCCTTCGATGTATCAGGGACAGTATAACCAGGTATGCGGACATTGGGGTCATTGGAATAATTGCGATCTGGTCGATTTTCAATCATCCGTAAATACACGTAATATTTTATTGGAAAAAGGTTATTATGATGATTTTGCACTGGATTTTGGATGGACCGTATTTTCTGGCGCAGATGGTGGAAATTGGGTGCGTGAAATTCCAATTCCAGCAGGTTTACCGGATGGTACACCTAGTAATCCCCACTACGATGTGTTAAGCGACTGCGATTTAATTTGTTTTCAAACCGGAAATCAAGCCGGAACCGCAGCAACGGCCGATGTAGATGGTGGCCCGGCCATTCTCACTTCACCGGTTTTTGATGCTACTCAATATACAGATCCATGGATAGGTTATGAGCGATGGTTTTTCAACTATGTAGGTCAGGGTCCTCCCAACGATACACTAAAAATTATGATTACAGACGGTATCGATACGGTAATTGCAGAAAGTATTACGGTGGATAATACGCCAACTTCTCAATGGGTTAGTTCCGGATTTCAAATTTCTGCTCTCATGGTTCCATCTTCCAGCATGCAGATTATATTTTACACGGAAGATGATTGGATCCTTGGTGCAAATTACCTCGAGGCAGCGGTGGATCGTTTTTATATTTCAGAAGGGAATCAATTAGGACTTTCAGAGCAAGCGCAAGAAAACATGTCGTGGAAAAGCTATCCAAATCCTTCCAATGGCTTTATTCATTTTTGGTTCGATGATGTTAAATCCTCATCGCACCAGGTGAAGATTTTTGATCTCAGTGGTAAATGCCTTAAAAATCTGAATATTCCGTTCTCCGGATATGGTATCCAGCTCGATCTTTCTCCCGGAATTTACTTTTTAACAAGCGAAAATTACCCAACTATTAAATTGATCATTTCCGAATAA